The following proteins are encoded in a genomic region of Arachis stenosperma cultivar V10309 chromosome 4, arast.V10309.gnm1.PFL2, whole genome shotgun sequence:
- the LOC130975727 gene encoding sucrose transport protein SUC1-like, protein MLEFEIPDKWTSLVWLVGAVSGSVFHPLLSYCSNTCKFGWRHCPFMFAGAVGATIAFLTIGFAKDIGYAFGDNLSEYTEHRALIIFGIGLWMLKISIKMIDARCREFLDDLASRD, encoded by the coding sequence ATGTTGGAGTTCGAAATACCGGATAAATGGACCTCTTTGGTGTGGCTCGTCGGCGCTGTTTCTGGCTCTGTTTTCCATCCTTTACTTAGCTATTGCAGCAACACCTGTAAATTCGGGTGGCGGCACTGTCCTTTTATGTTTGCGGGTGCCGTTGGCGCCACCATAGCTTTTTTGACAATTGGATTCGCCAAAGACATTGGGTACGCCTTTGGAGACAACCTCTCCGAGTATACTGAGCATCGCGCCTTAATCATTTTTGGGATCGGATTATGGATGTTGAAGATTTCGATCAAGATGATCGATGCCCGGTGTAGAGAATTCCTTGATGATCTTGCCAGCAGAGACTAA